The region TATTGTAACCTAATTGTATATATTCTTCTGCATCGAGATGATCGCTATCAAGCCTTAAACTACTTTAGTCTTTAGTCAGCTGGATCTAAATAGGTAAGTCAGGTCACACTGAGACTGCTGCATGCTGGGACTCATGCTGTGTTCGTCCTGCAGGTAGAGAGCACAGCGATAGCCAGCTAGAGGAAAGGGAGAGTCATCATCCTCCGAGGCTCTCTCAAAAACACCTGGACACACTGTCAGAGGAACCCGGAGACCCGTCACCACGACGCAAAGACACACCGTACCAGCACCAGCCACCATTCGTCCCTGGTAGGACCAGATCATAAGCACGTAATACTGCCATGGGGAAATGTGAAGTGTAGGAAAAGCTTTCACTATGATTATGTTGATTTGTtggtcctggaacaacattgaTATCAACCAATCGGATTTCAGGGTTATGTTTTGGGTTTACATAATATTTTCTGTTCCATTTACTTCCATTCATTTGCATATGTACATTTGGTGAACTTGAATTTGAGAATTCAGAAATGACATGCTTGACCCTAAAGTTCCAAACCCTGATGATTGGAACTATATATAGGCTACTGGACAGCTAGTTGTCTCAGTAGTTATGCAGTGTCGAGTGTTTTCAGTAACTCACAGAGACAGAGATGAGCCCCTTTATGTGTTCTGCGCGCGGCTCAAAAGCTCCGTCCACTCGCCAATCAAATTGTTCTGCTGTTCTTGCTTCATGTTGTTCTGACGGCTGAACTCGTGTCGTGTCAACTTTGAAAATACTTTCTAGTATCGATGTTTAATTTAGTCACTGCCAGTATGGTTAAAGCTAATGGTCAGTCTAGCGCGAGAACAAAGGGGATTGACATCGGTTTGTTCATTCGAATACTGTATGTAAGCTGTTGTGTGCACGGGATGGTTTAAGAGTCACACCTGTTATGGAAAGGTGAAAGCTGACGCTTTAAATCTTTTCACAGGGGTAAAGGTgctgaaaacacaaacagatCCTACTTCACTTTTCCAGGAGGAAGAGGAGAACAGCGGAGAACGGAAAGACAGTCAGACTGAGTAAAACTGGCTAAATGACAtgaggaagtgacatcatttataatattgttttggagctgttttttttttttttttttttttttactttgtttttatgtaacgtttttttttcagtgattaAAATGGTTTGAAAGTAAATTTCATTGTGCAGATGTTGACAATAAATATAGTCATGCAATTTCATTACAAAATACTTTTCACTCCAAAAGGTGGGGTCCAAACGCTGAGACTGCAAActttataggctatatatatatatatatatatatagtactgtGCAAACGTCTTAGGCCATCATTCGATGTTGTTAGCAATGGTATAATGACCATATATAATTACTTCTCAGTCTCTTAATTAGAATGTAACCAGAAAATACAAGAAATTtgtatgcagtattaaaaaactgaaaaaaaaaaaagcctcaaAAAACAGCTCAGCTTCTGTAGGCTAAAGTGGCAAATATTTAGTGACCTCCCCTTACACTTGAGCAATAGCAGGAACCTGGCTCTCTTAAACCTAAATGGGATGGAAAAGGACTGGAACgccaagaaaactttcaaaatctgatgagaagtttTTTAGAGTTTCTTCTTTGAGAAACTGAAAGAAGTCCAGGAGGTCAcactaaatactgatttttgcttaaagaagccttttttttttttttgtacatatttcctgtattttctgtttgtatcttaataaagagacagaaaaataaatatggatagTCATTATATCTAAACTTTCACTGAAGTAAAAAGAgtaaaagaaataaatgtttttctccaaaacacgttggccacaattattggcacccttttattcaatgctttttgcaacctccttttcccaagagaacagctctgagtcttcttctataatgcctgatgagtttggagaacacctgaggagagatcagagaccattccttcatgcagaatctctccagatccttcagattccagctccatgttggtgcttcatctcttcagttcactcattttctttagggttcaggtcagggaactgggacaaccatggcagaagcttcattttgtgctcagtgacacatttttgtgttggttttgatgtttgttttggatcattatCCCGATGGAAGATCCAGTCACGGCccattatatatatttctagcaggagcggtcaggttttgatttttttatctgttggctTTCTGACCCAGAAACTCAACTATTTTCTACAATTCTCCTGCTGTGATCCTttgagagtctttgtccactcaaactctcctcctcaccgcgcattaagacaatttagacacacatcctcttctaggcagatttgtaacatatttagttgattggaacttcttaatggggattttcaatgctttagctattttcttacagccattttctattttgtgaagctcgacagtcttttgctgcacatcagaactatattcttagGTTTTAGTCATTGTGATggatgattaagggaatttggcctttgtttacacacatatttgtactcctgtAAACCaagaagtcatggctggacaatttcatgttcatgatcaccctggtgtgctaaaaaaatgtaaactgtaaatatgattgggaatatacttcagagatattttacacataaaaaattatacaaaacaaattggggccaatgtgttttggagaaaaacatttcataatgtgattttccccccactttctattcttttacttcaatgaaaggttcgATTTTTGtgaatatatacacacacacacacacaattcagttgtattaaaaatcaaaatggaggcttttttttttttactttttttttagtagCTGTCACTTTTTTTACCCCACTGTACGTTTTCTGGTAggctattatgtttttttgcatattcattttcatgttgTTGTATTTCATAATGAGTTGTAATATAAAAGCATAAGAAAACTGATGCTCCGCCAATGATGATTTAGCAATACATGGGGAGGATTGTGAAACCAATCACATCCTACCACGTTATTTTTGATCACCTCGTGTGGAAAGAGCTTGAGGCTTTGATGAATCTCTCTCTGACAGAAGCAATATTTTTGTAGGTATGGCTGTTTTTTATGCAGACGTGACTCTGAAGTCCCACACG is a window of Megalobrama amblycephala isolate DHTTF-2021 linkage group LG6, ASM1881202v1, whole genome shotgun sequence DNA encoding:
- the ppp1r1c gene encoding protein phosphatase 1 regulatory subunit 1C isoform X3; the protein is MEPNSPKKIQFSVPLFQSQLDPQAAEHIRKRRPTPATLVIYNEPSASGDDKQTTGNQTEAQSAQLSPAQRKQSVYTPPTMRGREHSDSQLEERESHHPPRLSQKHLDTLSEEPGDPSPRRKDTPYQHQPPFVPGVKVLKTQTDPTSLFQEEEENSGERKDSQTE